The Microbacterium sp. SORGH_AS_0862 genome has a segment encoding these proteins:
- a CDS encoding NYN domain-containing protein: MAQAQATTWLLVDGENIDATLGGSILGRRPQPDERPRWDRLLAFVERTWGGHARGLFFLNASTNLPMTFVQALTALGFEPVPLSGPADAKVVDIAIQRTLRALRERDDDVVLVSHDGDFVEDLAPLADGTRRVGVLAFNEFRNTGYAALGGITFFDIEYDAQAFDAPLPRIRVIPIDEYDPTQFLR, translated from the coding sequence ATGGCCCAGGCACAGGCGACGACCTGGCTTCTCGTCGACGGCGAGAACATCGACGCCACCCTGGGCGGGTCGATCCTCGGGCGTCGCCCGCAGCCCGACGAGCGCCCGCGCTGGGACCGCCTGCTGGCTTTCGTCGAGCGCACCTGGGGAGGGCACGCGCGCGGGCTCTTCTTCCTGAACGCCTCCACGAACCTGCCGATGACGTTCGTCCAAGCACTGACGGCGCTCGGCTTCGAGCCCGTCCCGCTGTCGGGCCCGGCGGACGCGAAGGTGGTCGACATCGCGATCCAGCGCACACTGCGGGCGCTTCGCGAACGCGACGACGACGTGGTGCTCGTCAGTCACGACGGCGACTTCGTCGAGGATCTCGCACCTCTCGCCGACGGAACGCGCCGCGTCGGAGTCCTCGCGTTCAACGAGTTCCGCAACACCGGTTACGCGGCGCTCGGCGGAATCACCTTCTTCGACATCGAGTACGACGCGCAGGCGTTCGACGCACCCCTGCCCCGCATCCGCGTGATCCCGATCGACGAGTACGACCCCACGCAGTTCCTGCGCTGA
- a CDS encoding GNAT family N-acetyltransferase encodes MLEIRTVRTEDHAVWLELWQGYLKFYETELSDDVTQYAFDRIVNPASGLDGAIAWQDGHAVGLVHWLTHQATWSRGDYCYLEDLFVSPGARGSGAGRSLIGHVRDRATDAGCAKIYWLTAETNTRARALYDQVATRSGFIHYQLSL; translated from the coding sequence ATGCTGGAGATCCGCACCGTTCGCACCGAAGACCACGCCGTCTGGCTCGAGCTCTGGCAGGGATACCTGAAGTTCTACGAGACGGAACTCTCCGACGACGTCACGCAATACGCCTTCGATCGCATCGTCAATCCCGCATCCGGACTCGACGGCGCGATCGCCTGGCAGGACGGACATGCGGTCGGACTCGTGCACTGGCTGACCCACCAGGCGACCTGGTCCAGGGGCGACTACTGCTACCTCGAGGACCTGTTCGTCTCCCCCGGCGCGCGCGGGTCGGGCGCCGGCCGATCACTCATCGGCCACGTGCGGGATCGGGCGACGGATGCGGGCTGCGCCAAGATCTACTGGCTGACGGCTGAGACGAACACCCGCGCTCGGGCACTGTATGACCAGGTGGCGACGCGCAGCGGGTTCATCCACTACCAGCTGTCGCTCTGA